From one Dama dama isolate Ldn47 chromosome 4, ASM3311817v1, whole genome shotgun sequence genomic stretch:
- the FAM187B gene encoding protein FAM187B codes for MLTTLWLLSLFLPVLCAQLLVTCAYKSLCQQALLSGNDVVLQCDHLKASWYFSSFQGEDPFLVSSLPNIKKLPGGSLQLNKPQPSQTGLYRCEDSNTALVVEYEIDFQDVTTLHITHKGLGQNHLQNQSLSLGRQEIIFTHWEPWQDCNRCGVPGERKRLGYCYIQESLENPMPCWLYLGDVRLWSSRLRPEMQVEACLVPCNQSKEIIQPFFTFDISKLGQSTNNMQLTCPLASIYR; via the coding sequence ATGCTGACCACCTTGTGGCTGCTTAGCCTTTTTCTCCCTGTTCTGTGTGCCCAGCTATTAGTCACCTGTGCCTATAAGAGTCTCTGCCAGCAGGCCCTGCTCTCGGGCAATGATGTTGTCCTGCAGTGTGACCATCTCAAGGCATCCTGGTACTTTTCCTCCTTTCAGGGGGAAGATCCCTTTTTGGTCTCCTCACTGCCTaacataaagaaactgcctgGGGGCAGCCTCCAACTGAACAAACCTCAGCCCTCCCAGACAGGCCTCTATCGCTGTGAGGACAGTAACACAGCCCTTGTGGTAGAATATGAGATAGATTTCCAAGATGTCACCACGCTACATATTACCCACAAAGGACTAGGCCAAAACCATCTGCAGAATCAGAGCCTGAGTTTGGGTAGACAGGAGATCATCTTCACCCACTGGGAGCCCTGGCAGGACTGTAACCGCTGTGGGGTGCCAGGTGAACGCAAACGCCTGGGGTACTGCTACATCCAAGAGTCCCTGGAAAACCCGATGCCCTGCTGGCTCTATCTAGGAGATGTGAGGCTGTGGTCCAGCCGCTTGAGGCCTGAGATGCAGGTGGAAGCCTGCCTTGTACCCTGCAACCAGAGCAAGGAGATCATCCAGCCGTTCTTCACCTTTGACATTTCCAAGTTGGGCCAGTCAACCAACAACATGCAGCTCACCTGCCCCTTGGCGTCCATCTACAGGTGA